The segment AATTTCGGGCTGATTGCTGCGGCTGACAGCCGCAGAGGGGAATTCGACATCGGAAATGAGGTTATTGTTACGCACAAGCTGCCGGTAGATGCTGTATTTATCGGTGATTCAATTACTCACATGTGGGAGCTGAATGCTTACTTTGGCCGCAGCGGCAGATTCGTAGTGAACCGGGGGATCGGAGGCGATATCAGCAGTCATGTGGCCGGAAGGTTTGCCGCTGATGTGATTCAATTGCAACCTAAATACGCTGTGATCAAGATAGGAGTGAATAATTTCTGGGCCTTAGATGGCTGGACTGAGGCGGACCGCAAACCGGTAGAGATGATTGTAAATGATCTGGTCAACGATGTGCTGGATATGGTGAAGCAGACCAAGGGGCATCCTGTAATTCCTGTAATCTGCTCGGTTCTTCCCACCCATATGCCGCATTCCGGCAATGACAGTCTGCGCAACACCGGCATCAAGAAGGCCAATGAGCTGTTGCGCGTGCTGGCTGACGAGCATGATGCTATCTATGTAGATTTTCACTCCAGGATGGTTCAGGCGGACAGACTGCAGCTGCGGGACGGACTTGCCGATGACGGACTGCACCCGCATGTCCTGGGGTATGATATTATGGCAGAGACTTTAATTGAGACTTTGGGTAAGAACGGGATAGAGTGGTGATGTCCTAGGATACTGTGATTGACAAATCATTAGAATCCGGCTATATTGAATTTCGGTAAATTATATTTCGCACAATCAATAGGAGGAGCATACTGATGTCCGAATCCAATCATGCTTTTGGTCAAGCGCTGGTGAAATCTCTGGTGGGAGAGCGCGGGCATATTCCGATCGCCCGGGCCTTGCCGGATCTGACACTGGAGCTTGCAGGTTATACAATAGAAGGAATTCCTTACTCCATCTATCAGCTGGTGAAGCATATGGGCTTCTGGCAGGATTTCATGCTGACCCACCTGGAGGGCGGCCAGCCTCAGCGGCCTACAAGCGTACAGGAGAGCTGGCCTGCGGAGAAGGCCCCGGCAGAGGAAGCCCAGCTTCAGGAGGCCATCACACATCTGCTGCAAGGTGTCGATAAGGCGGTTGCTATCGCTCAGAGCGCCAAGCTTGACGAGCCATTGGCCCATTTTCCCGGGGAGACCAAGGGCGGACTTCTGCGCAATATCGCCTCCCATAACTCCTACCATCTGGGAGAGATTGTTCTGCTCCGCCGTCTGCAAGGTGCGTGGCCTCCGCCAGGGGGCGGATATCCTGCTTAAAGAGAATAATCCGAAATGTGGAAAAGTCTGCAATCTCAGGTTGCAGACTTTTTGGTATGGAAGCAATAACATTCATTGACAGTTCGTGAAAAAGTAGATGATAATTTAGTAGATTCATCCTGTAAATTATGGTAATTAGATCTATCAAATCTTCAAGGAGGCGGGCATGGAAGCAACCTATGATCTGTTTACGATTAAAACGCATTGCATGAATTTTCTGAACTACGCTTATCTCGGTATTGACAAGACTTCCCGCAAAGCTTTTGTAGTTGATCCATCCTGGGATGTATCG is part of the Paenibacillus sp. FSL M7-0420 genome and harbors:
- a CDS encoding SGNH/GDSL hydrolase family protein, translating into MITARRTILKPGNFGLIAAADSRRGEFDIGNEVIVTHKLPVDAVFIGDSITHMWELNAYFGRSGRFVVNRGIGGDISSHVAGRFAADVIQLQPKYAVIKIGVNNFWALDGWTEADRKPVEMIVNDLVNDVLDMVKQTKGHPVIPVICSVLPTHMPHSGNDSLRNTGIKKANELLRVLADEHDAIYVDFHSRMVQADRLQLRDGLADDGLHPHVLGYDIMAETLIETLGKNGIEW
- a CDS encoding DinB family protein — its product is MSESNHAFGQALVKSLVGERGHIPIARALPDLTLELAGYTIEGIPYSIYQLVKHMGFWQDFMLTHLEGGQPQRPTSVQESWPAEKAPAEEAQLQEAITHLLQGVDKAVAIAQSAKLDEPLAHFPGETKGGLLRNIASHNSYHLGEIVLLRRLQGAWPPPGGGYPA